CCAGAAATTGAAGAAGCATATGAAAAATTCTGTCTAGAATCAGAACATAAGAGAAAACAGTGAGATGTTACATATTAATGTTAGTTTATTTAACCACTTTAGATATGGTTAGAGTGCAGGGGGACACAAAACATTTGTACCAAAATGAGGAACTTCAGTTTCTCCAAGTACTAAAGTTACacaatttccattttgtttaACAGAATCTGCCAAAAATTGTAAACTTACGCCCTGTAACTTAAAATGTTGTGTATATATCATagtttattttatgaaaaatgttttttgaacactgtTTTGGctgcaataaaaattatttaaaaattataattgaaattaaaatttaatggGGAACTGTCCCATAAAACTTCCCttgaggaagaaagggaaagaataatCATCTGaatttgcttgcttgtttgctttAGTATATATTGGGATTTACTCATCCTATTTACCATATACAATATATCTTGCATTTACTTTCTCCACTTCCCCCCCAAGAAGAGTATGATccaaataagaaagaaattttctttttgtctgtacATCACAATCATGAAAAGTGGCTTGTGGAAGTTCTGTGTatgagtttttgttttgttcattccctttttcttcttctttcaaaaTACACATTGGTGAGGtctgggcttttcttttttcttggaataaaTATGTCACATGTTGATATGTGAAAAAGCAAGCAGTATTTTGGAAGTGAGGTGCTTACAAGATCTTTGGTTCAGATAAGCTTATTTTCAAATCTACAAGAAAAAGTTATTCTGTAATTTGTTGTGTTCTTTAAGGCAATAGTAATATAGTTATGTTCTAAACCATGCTTCTCAAGAGTATGTgcagtgcttttttttattttgcttttttttctaataatgtATCTAATATGTCTTACCTTTCGCAACCCTTGTAactttcttttattcttctaATTTTATGTAGTTCGATTTAGTTTTGTAGTTGGAGTAAACTCATAAATTTCATTAATGTTAACATTCTGGAGCAAACTGCTCTTTTTTTGACTCCATATAATCATGTTAGTTTTCCTAGGGTACTCCATTGTTGTTGTTGCCAAACGCAGTTGAATTGTTTCCTGTTACCTGTTGCTGGTTAGACTTGAGTAGAAATCCTTACCAAAAACAAACGCAAGTATTTCCCAACAGTTAGCTACTCTAAAGTACACGCATTGTAAATATGCATGTAAATAATTCTGATAATAtttcactgttctttttttggttAAATAAGTTGTGCATCTGCTAATAGAGTGAGCAGTGACTGTTTTCTGGATGTTTATTTAACACACTTATTTAGGTTGgagttttggaaaataaaatttaactaGCTTTATTTCCTTTGGTATAATATCACTACCTTGTCttcttgctttaaaacaaaaatgattttttgccttcttttatCTCTCCTTCACTGAGCActcctttctcttcttcaaAGCACACAGTTGCAGAGACTATTATCTTTCAATTcttgctggaaaaataaaatgtatcaaAATGCAATATGTTCATAAAGACTATTTTAGCATTTCAAAGTCTTTAGACTAAAATCCAGAAACTAGAAATGTGAAAACTAGATGACTTCCAAATACATATTCTCTAAGTTGAGCATAATTTTAATACAAAACTTTAAATCAAAATACAGGTCAGACTTTCTGCTGACTTTACAAGCAGATGTCTTGTGGAAAACATATTTATTCAGAACTTAAAGTCCCAAGGAACGAGCATTCATATATGCTTTACAGTAAAGTAACAGTGACTCCAAGGGACTGCATTTTACATCTTTTAGTTTTGCATAGTTGGTGGTGAGTCTTCTTTAAGGTAGCTGTCAGCTCCAGATGTACTGTCAGCTTGTGGAAGCAGCAATTTTACATGTAGATAAGAAGCATGCCAAATcattgtgtaaaaaaaaaaaaaagtcaggagcTAGGAATCGTGTATATATAGAGCAGCTCAGGTCAAGTTTGCAATACAAGTTTTTTCCTccactgaaaatactgaaaaatcaaAGTGAGACTTTTGTTCAAATTAGTGGACAAGTTTATGGTCTGTACAGATGAACTTTGTAAGTGCTTTCAGTCTTTactgcagcagggaaaaattagttttaactCTGTCCTGCTGCCTAAGGAAGACAGGATAATCTTTTCATTAAACACTTAAGTCTTTCCTACTTGTCTTAAATCTCACAGAACTTCAATACAAGCTAGTGAATgtgaaagagcagaagaaagcagcaggtTTCTCACTGTCAGGACCCCCTCGTCTGCCACTTGTCTGCCCACTCTTAATTGCTCATTGTTCTGTGTATGATAGAGATGAGTCATGAGAGGTTTAAAGATGATTTCACCTGAATTTTAGCATTTACAAATTTCAGATGCATGGTATAAAAGTGTTTCTTGTCTACAGGTTTCTGAACAGTGCCTTGCAAATGTACAACCTtttaaaaagatgtattttcctAATGGTGGAATGGTAAATCAGTGAAGgcacagaaacatggaaaatttGGGGGAGATGTGAAGCAAGCTTCTTTATCACTGGTTCTAAAAAGAAACAGGCTTCACATTCGAATTTGAGCATGAGACCCAAGCTTTGCAGATCAGTAAAAGTATACACACAATTTGCCACTCTTGACAAATTAATTATGATTTAACAAAAATGTTTAGTATATGAAAATCACACTTTGtttaaagtaatttcaaaatggGCTGCAAGAGTTGCTGCTTTGCATGTGCTTTGCTGTTGAGTGATTTTCATATCCAGAAATGAAGTCAGCTTGTTCTCAGTAGTTTCCTTTCAAATCTGCAAGGAAGTTCTTGCTACTGGCCTTgggccttctttttttttttttttttttttaacagaagaggTTACTGGGCTTTAACTGTTGTGTTTTAGAATAATTGTAGCCctacagagagaagaaaaactggCCCAACTACATCAGGTTTCACAGGTATCACAACTTGCAcacagctgggattttttttttttttttcaatagaatAATCTGTTGTGGCACTGAATGTTAGTGACACTCGGTCTGGTTTGTAGTAGTAATCTTTATTTCTCACTGGGTCATTACTTCCTTATCACattctgcctttccttcctgctgcacACAACTCATTGAGTTACTGATAGCTCAAGTTTGCAAGTTCTCTCTGACTGAATTATAGTTCTAATCATCCAGTTGATGCCTGTAGATCATTAGTTGATACAGGAACAGAAAATGACACTCCGGCCAAAAGACTGGGAAGATACTACACTGTTTGTACCCTGAATTGCTGATTTGCTCCCTCTACTTCAGCGTGTGTGACCTACTTCCACAGTTCCTATGCTGAGAGTTCCAGCCAGAGCAGTGAAATTGCCAGCAAAACACAATGCATCATCCatgaattataaaaattaatattcataACTCATTCATAATCCCAATATATACTTTGAAACTTGCTTCAGGCAACTACTGTACATAATAGTACTCATTAAAAAGAGGTATTGTGAATATAACCAGGTTATTTTGATGCATGGCTGTGTCAGCAGCCACTTGACTGAGTGTTGATCTACTCTGCTGAGACAACAGCTGTCAAGAATGGAAACTTGTACTGAATGCATTTAGTCCATGATTGCACTGATCTGAGAAACCTGTATTTCCCTAAGCAGGTAAGGGGCAATTGTTGCAGCTAAGAGAGACCATATTGATCTAGTGTGGATCTTCAACTGCATTTGCTAAGTGCTTGGATTGGGGGTTCATAATAATTGTCACTTAGATGTGAACTGTCAATCCACTTAAAACAGCTTTGATTAAACTGTAAGTATTGGCGGGAGGTGGAAAGTGTATATAATCTTCCAAAAAAGTCAACTAGGTATCATTTTAAAATTGTCCTTTGGCACCTTCGTCTTTCTCTCTATTCAGGGAGGGTTTCTACTACCCAGTTCTTGCTACGCAGCTCTGTGTTGGCTCGCCCTGCCCTGTGAATGCGTGAATGAAAAGGAGCCGTCACTAGAGAATTATTTATCTGTAGCCTGTGTTGTAGATGGGCAGTCTGCCTCCCGATTTtccagaggtgctgctgtggggaggtGAGGAATGAATGCTCAGTTGCTGAGCAGCGGTATTGCATAGGGATGCGGGAGAAGCAGTTCTGTggggagaagcagctctgcagcggCGCACCTACTGGACGAGGTGTCTCTTGGAAAAGCACAGTTACACGTAAAcagggtgggggttttttctagGCCTTTGTACTGCTAACTTTCACTTCCGCAGCAGCAAAAAAAGACACCCCCGTTTTCAGCAGATAaaaacttactttaaaaaaaaaatacaaagacacCGTGTGCTGTTCCCTTAAACTTATTTTACAGATGTGTGTATGAAATACGCTCACATTCCGTGAGGGAGCAGGACTGTGCGGTTACCTCACCGACTAACTGAGCTCGGTAGGGCCTCCGGAGAAGATCGCGCGGAGCTCGGCAGGCGTTCGGGCGGAGCTCGGCAGGAGCTCGGCAGGAGCTCGGCAGGCGTTCGGGCGGAGCTCGGCAGGAGCTCGGCAGGAGCTCGGCAGGCGTTCGGGCGGAGCTCGGCAGGAGCTCGGCAGGAGCTCGGTGGGGGAGTTCGGGCActcgccccgccccgccccgccccgccccgccccgccgcgctgTTCCCGCCGtgcggcggcgcggccgcctcagccggctcggcttgagCGCCGCCCGCGGTTCGGGCTCGGCGTCCGGTGCGATGGAGGCGGAAAGGCTGATGGTGCTGTTCGGGGACGACTCGGTGGAGGTGCACTACGCCGGGGGGTCCCGCTTGCTGCTGTCTCCTTGCGGCTCGGAGTATCTGTACGAAGCGGCGCTCCCCGCGGCCGCCCACCCGCTCCAGCCGGCGGTGACCACCCGCCAGCGGGTCGCCTTCGTCGTCAGTGCCTACCGGGTATGCGGCGGGCAGTGCTTTTGGGGACGGGAGCGCTGCACCTCGTCCCTGCGCCGTCCCAGGGACCATCCCTTGGGCAGTGCCTGGACTGCCTCCCTGCGCGGGAACGGGGCGGCCCGGGGCATCACGGCACCAACAAGAGTTCTTGTTTCTCTCTGTAAAAAAAGGAGATGGTTTCATAGCCTCAGCTCCACAAAAGATCAGTATGAAATCAGCTTGAAATTTTATCACTGCATGGAATAACTCGTaacagggtttgtttttctttgcacttCAACAGGAGCAACTTCTACGAGCGCTAGATTTCCGGAATGCGTTTTCTTCTCGCCCTTACTTGCCTTCACGTGTTATACCTCcggaaagaaaaaaggtgggaGTTAGCCGTGTAATGCTTTTGTACAACAAACTTCTCTAGCGGACTTAATATCATTTCACAGGCCGTGGAGATCTATTCAGTGCAGTTCGGCTAATCTTCGTCATCTTTCTTAAAACTGCCATTTAAATTAGGTTTTAACTCTTACTTAGCCCTCTGTTTATGCACTTCTTTGAAGCCAAACACTGAAGTTAGTTTCCTCCTAGTAAGGGCAAGACCTAGGATTTTGTACATTGTTACATTTTGGCAGTAGAAACTTTTCAGGGCGGTCACGGTCACCGTGCAACGGGAGGGTGTTTTCCGTGAGGGCGTCAGATCTTCCCGTTGAAGTACCTGCGTGAAAATGCTGCTGAGGTCTGTGAGAGGAATGGGGCAAAGTGTCTCTCTGTGGGAATGGCTGCTCCAGGTCAGACTGAACATCCATCCAGAGACCAGTTTACCATTTATGGAAGTTTTGCTCCTGATCAGCATCTCTCTGGGTGTACCCACCAAAAATGAGGGCACAGCGTGGTGGGAATCTTAAAACAACTGATTAATCAGGCAAGTTTTAAAGCTTTTAGACTGACCCTTCATTAGTAACATACTTCATGCTGATGTTTAGCCTAAAGTACTGTTGCTCAGTATCACTATATACTTAATTAAAAGACATCAGCCCTTACCAGTTATGCATTCTCTGCAAAGTACAGCAGCAAAGAGCTGATGGTCTGTTCTTAGGTGAGTGACTGGTGAGTCACTGGTGAGCGACTTCCACCTTCTCTCAGGCCTTGAAAGATCTTGGTCGTTTGGAGGTTGGCTGGGTTTCTAGACTGTTTTTAACTTACAGCATCCCTTGTGACTACCTGCTTCAGCATGCTGAAGAATAACTTTCCTAGGCCACAGCAAGAACCTTTCCGTGCTGGTTGGCTTCTCCCCCACAAtccttttttgttgctttgtttttttccccctcactttGAGAAAAACTCCTGCcttttttaaagccaaaatAGTCTTTCTAGAACTCCTGAGATTGTCCTTCTCCAGCAATTTACTGTCAGTTAATTGTTCTGTGGCCTGTTACCAACCAGTGCCCatgttttcaaggcctttgcTCTTTGCCACACTCCAGCAGTCCACCATAATAAAGTAAGCGTTCATTAAGCTAGCTCTCATAACAAGTTGCTAATGAGCCTGACAGGCCAGCCCGGTGCCTTGCACAGTTAACCTGAGACCTGTTACTACCAGTGACAATACTTTCATGGGCCACAGGGCACAAAAACGCTTAGACTGCATTACTTGCCTTGTGCTTGAGCTCAAAACAACCCATTCCTGTGGTGTGCTTAGGCTCTCCTTTGGCCACTCCAACCACCCACATTTCTAGGACAGCTCCATGAGGGGGATCTTGTCAGTGGTCCGAACTGCAGCTAGTATTCAAAATGCAGGTTAACTGTGAATATATATTCAGTGATATCACTATGTGTTCAGTTTGTTCTTGTTCCATTCCTAGAATTTTCAAGCATTTCATACTGATTAAACTGCTGGTGAGCATTGAGTACGTTTTCATGGGAGTGAGAATTACAACGCTGGGATCTTGGTTGGCAGCAGTCAGCTTGGAGCCCATTCtcctatataaaaaaaatatataactatatataGTTAGGATTGCCTTTCCCCATTTAGATCACATTATATTTATCTCAACTGAATTTTTATCTGCAGCCTCGTTGTCTGgtattgattatttttttagtgtCCTTTTGCAATTCTTCATCAAATTGACTGATAATCAGTATGAACAAGATAGTTCAGCCATTCtctcccattttttaaaaagcagttggAAAcacaaatacatacatatataacaTAGTTATATTTGTGGACAGTTGTGGACTGTCAGTTGTGCCTGGTCAGTTGCCCATGTACCTTACTAATTTATGACTggatattaaattaaaatattattgctAGATAGAACTCTTTAGTATGGGAGGAAGCAGATATGAAGATTAGATGTTTTGCTTCCTCTGAGTTCATACATGCAGATAAATATGGAGCAGCATTTCTTGCCATACATCACCTTGCTGAAGGactgaattaatttaaatgtaaatgctCCTTTGCAGGTTCTGGAAAGCAGGTCATTTTTTATCTTGCTGTACATTCCAATCCTTTTTCTTGTATTAGATTCTTCTTAGTGATACCTTAGAAATTAAATGGCCTGACCCTGCTACAGCTGATCTGACAAGATGTTTAGACAATGGCAGTGTGAAGATCTCATCTGTAGATGGCTGTGCTCACCTTTACTTGTCAGAATTGCAGCAAGAATTTACAGTGGAGTTCTTATGCAAAGTCAGCCAGTCATCTGCAGCATACTCATGCTCCTCTGAAAAGAACAGCAACTATCAAAGCAGAGATCAGTGTGGAAAACCAAGTAAAAATTATGCTGCAGAAAAATCAAGAATAAACGGTAAGAATAAACATGTTTGTGCTGAAGGAAAATACCGggaaccaacaaaaccaaaggaCAAAGGAGATGGAGTCCCTTTGTTCCGCACAAATTGTTCTTCTGAATACACGTGGGTTACACAGCGCTGGACTATTTCCTCCTGCCCAGAAGAATGGAAATACCCTTTGTCCTTGGCACTGAAGTGCTGTAACTTACATACTGTGAAGAATGTAATGAAGACATATGAGAAAAACAGCTGTACAGCTGTTGAAAGTGATGTTTTAGCAGACCCTGAAACACATGAAACAGTTTCTCATTTACCTACAGCTTTGCCACTCAGCTGCAGAGCCCCACATTTACACAGGTAATTTAAGCTGTTTACTTTGTAGTTGTTAACATATGTTTTACAATTCTGCAGTTTGGAACTTCAACTTCTAGTGAAATAACTGAATCCTagctataaaaaaaaagtttaaaattactatcagttgggggttttttaggaACTTCTTGAAACATGACATTGTAAAACCAACATTCTGTAACCTATTGTAGTGAAGCTATAGTAATTAGTTcagagaaaaagtaaattttattttctgacatgCTGTATGaacatgcaaaagaaaaagaatgttgAAAAAAGAACTCAGGTTTTGTATTGAAAAAAGAACACAGGTTTTGTATTGGGTTGGCTtggtttttcctcttcatttttgaAAAGATAATGCTTCTGAGGTGGGCCAGTGGCATATGCTGTCTGTCAGCAtcactaaaaataataataaaaaaaaaacatttgcaGGATTGAGAAGTTTAATTTGGTAACTAATGGGGATAATCAAGGAGTCAGAGGACTCTGAAAATATGcatccctttttcttttgagtAAGTGTGCATACATCAGTTCTAGTTACAGAAATTATtaccagcacacacacacacacacagaaaaacaaccagCACATGGACTTAGTGACACTTTCATTGCATTTTATACAGGTGGACTTTCTGTGACTTCTTTCAGAATGAAGATACGGAGAAGTATTCATTCCCTCAGCTAATTCACGTTGTGTGGTGCCAGGGTGTTTTCTACAGGTATGTAGGACATAATTTGTGTTATCTGGAAGACTTTATTTGTATGGGAGTTAAACTTTAAATGTCTTACTTTGTCCCTTTCTCACTCTCTGAGAAATGGAACATAATCTTCATGTCAGAGTCTCTTTGTTTCTTCTATTTGTTCACTGAACTTCACATTTTCTAGCACAGTGTATTACCAGGTCTGAATCTGAAATCATGTTTAAGTGATTATATGATTCCTTAAAGGTTTACTGGACAGCTGGACTTCCCACAGATTTCACTAATAATCATGGTACTTGGTTtctttgcaaattatttttctccttttggtgCTGAAAATTTCTTAGTTTATAAATGTTTATCTTGGTGACCCAATTCACATGTTTCAGGCACTTCAGCTGTGGATTTTCCTGGCAAGTCACCTTGTCCATATggttaaccaaaaaaaaaaaaaaaaaacccaaccaaaaaaaaccaacaaaccaaaacacaacaatAAGACTTTAAAATTGAAATTGCTACATCTGCTATTAGCATCTAAAAGTCTTTGATAAAAGTATTACTGGTGTTTAAACTTCTAAACTTTCTGCCCAGTGCTCTTCATTTTTCGTCAGTGTAATTCCTAAATTTTCAACTAATCTAAACCAAATGTTTAGCAGCACTTCAGAGCTTTTTTCTGAGAATCCTCATTTCCTTGGAAGTATGGTGAGTAGCCATACTTATTCTTATAAGTTCCACCTCCAAAGTCCAGGCATCTAACCAGAGTTGCAAAGTTGGGTCATTAAATTGGTTTTAGGCTCAGAGATACCATATGATCACAACTTAAAAAACATTGATCTTTGTGAAAAACACACAGCTGCAGTGGAAATTAAGATCTTCAGATGGTTCAGGAATTGTTCAGTCTGGCTGTTTCCTGTGTACACTAGGTAGGGCTGGTCTACCAAGAAagttggatttttcttttcggGATCACCGTGTTTTGTGGTCAGTGGAATGAGAGGTGTTTACCTCAACACAAAAAAGCTTCCCTTAGCTTACTGAAATCCCATCCCCATGCACATGTGCAAACAAAGAGCCTGGTAATGCTAATCTTCTgtgttaaaagaaattattggtACATTCTGCTGTTCGTCAAACAGTAGAAAATTTTCACATGTGAGTTGCTGTGTGtctctgcttatttttttcttcaggtgtACTAATCTGTTTTCCTTGTATAGTGACACAGCATTTCAAATAATTGCTTAaaatcttgttatttttcttagaTTTATCCATGGTAAGACAAACATCACAGAAATTTATCCTGGTGATGACTCATTTTTCAAGTCAGAGGGAGCATTTTTGGGAAAATATTTCGTACGTTATACAATccaaaaaggaacaaaaaaggtataaaactatttaaaaactaaaactacTTAGAAGTATGTTTCAAACTCCTTCAAGTTAGCAGCTTCCTTAAGACAATTGGCTGTGCAGTGTGTAGTGAAGTCAACACTGGTAATTACTATAATGCCTCAATCAAGCCATCAGTCATACAAAAAGATGAGATTATTCCTTCTGTTTCAGAATTTATTGTTGTAAATTTTACACAAT
This genomic stretch from Corvus hawaiiensis isolate bCorHaw1 chromosome Z, bCorHaw1.pri.cur, whole genome shotgun sequence harbors:
- the CZH5orf34 gene encoding uncharacterized protein C5orf34 homolog isoform X2 yields the protein MEAERLMVLFGDDSVEVHYAGGSRLLLSPCGSEYLYEAALPAAAHPLQPAVTTRQRVAFVVSAYREQLLRALDFRNAFSSRPYLPSRVIPPERKKILLSDTLEIKWPDPATADLTRCLDNGSVKISSVDGCAHLYLSELQQEFTVEFLCKVSQSSAAYSCSSEKNSNYQSRDQCGKPSKNYAAEKSRINGKNKHVCAEGKYREPTKPKDKGDGVPLFRTNCSSEYTWVTQRWTISSCPEEWKYPLSLALKCCNLHTVKNVMKTYEKNSCTAVESDVLADPETHETVSHLPTALPLSCRAPHLHRWTFCDFFQNEDTEKYSFPQLIHVVWCQGVFYRFIHGKTNITEIYPGDDSFFKSEGAFLGKYFVRYTIQKGTKKVEEKMYSVNSLPPDVSGNPYSISSIITQATKILQYCCKTKLSLNHNYYLCCWKVVPEADGREMLPVLLHEKVIPSVGRLVVYSDHKVHAGFWDGTTLTMVWDFSSSCSEIQINEDVGWCKLSTPNGLQQLIQISHPGVYERYIRTAIEWCRSLNEMKEIPEYTAHPVTQENWRKSLKFFLNKVTLVLLDNSNILRRTSAEKSNPSGITVRKNENRSETEELSEGCVLEALEKTSKVIQDIESLLAASGK
- the CZH5orf34 gene encoding uncharacterized protein C5orf34 homolog isoform X1, producing the protein MEAERLMVLFGDDSVEVHYAGGSRLLLSPCGSEYLYEAALPAAAHPLQPAVTTRQRVAFVVSAYREQLLRALDFRNAFSSRPYLPSRVIPPERKKILLSDTLEIKWPDPATADLTRCLDNGSVKISSVDGCAHLYLSELQQEFTVEFLCKVSQSSAAYSCSSEKNSNYQSRDQCGKPSKNYAAEKSRINGKNKHVCAEGKYREPTKPKDKGDGVPLFRTNCSSEYTWVTQRWTISSCPEEWKYPLSLALKCCNLHTVKNVMKTYEKNSCTAVESDVLADPETHETVSHLPTALPLSCRAPHLHRWTFCDFFQNEDTEKYSFPQLIHVVWCQGVFYRFIHGKTNITEIYPGDDSFFKSEGAFLGKYFVRYTIQKGTKKVEEKMYSVNSLPPDVSGNPYSISSIITQATKILQYCCKTKLSLNHNYYLCCWKVVPEADGREMLPVLLHEKVIPSVGRLVVYSDHKVHAGFWDGTTLTMVWDFSSSCSEIQINEDVGWCKLSTPNGLQQLIQISHPGVYERYIRTAIEWCRSLNEMKEIPEYTAHPVTQENWSADAELEKIQRFNFLLDNSNILRRTSAEKSNPSGITVRKNENRSETEELSEGCVLEALEKTSKVIQDIESLLAASGK